In Rhodocyclaceae bacterium, a single genomic region encodes these proteins:
- a CDS encoding HRDC domain-containing protein, translated as MDQPTAAWIDTAAGLSALLSRLTASPRVGLDTEFMRVNTFWPDLALVQLQADGPPALIDPIGCADLAPLAPLLTGAGCVKIMHSASEDLVALAPISGAPIAALFDTQIAAAFAGLGPGIGYQRLVQMLLDIEIGKGETRSDWLQRPLTEQQKRYAAIDVVHLPAMHDLLSGKLEQRKMLDWCQEDCDRLAAGPVPDDEPHLSFTALWKSPPDVQARLRRLLHWREALARRINRPRAWIFDNALATSLVETPPADTDALASRMRGQRSFPKRELLPLFELLESPLTDEELELPPIPPPIRGEPAQLLTQVRDKVAARAAELDLPPALLCPRRLLEAWVRGEQSPELAGWRGKALGDLLDR; from the coding sequence ATGGACCAACCCACCGCCGCCTGGATCGACACCGCCGCGGGCCTGTCGGCCCTGCTCTCCCGGCTTACCGCATCGCCCCGGGTCGGACTCGACACCGAGTTCATGCGGGTCAACACCTTCTGGCCCGACCTCGCGCTGGTGCAGTTGCAGGCCGACGGCCCACCAGCGCTGATCGATCCGATCGGCTGCGCAGACCTGGCGCCGCTCGCACCCCTGCTCACCGGCGCCGGCTGCGTGAAGATCATGCACAGCGCGAGCGAAGACCTGGTCGCGCTGGCGCCGATTTCGGGCGCACCGATCGCGGCGCTGTTCGACACGCAGATCGCCGCGGCATTTGCCGGCCTGGGGCCTGGCATCGGCTACCAGCGCCTGGTGCAGATGCTGCTCGATATCGAGATCGGCAAGGGCGAGACCCGCTCCGACTGGCTGCAGCGCCCGCTGACCGAGCAGCAGAAACGGTATGCGGCGATCGACGTGGTGCACCTGCCGGCGATGCACGACCTGCTGTCCGGCAAGCTAGAGCAGCGGAAGATGCTCGACTGGTGCCAGGAGGACTGCGACCGGCTGGCCGCCGGCCCGGTCCCCGACGACGAACCGCACCTTTCCTTCACGGCGCTGTGGAAGTCCCCGCCCGATGTACAGGCACGGCTGCGCCGGCTGCTGCACTGGCGCGAAGCGCTGGCGCGCCGGATCAACCGTCCACGCGCCTGGATCTTCGACAACGCACTCGCCACCTCCCTGGTAGAGACACCGCCGGCCGATACCGATGCGCTGGCCTCGCGGATGCGTGGCCAGCGCAGCTTCCCGAAGCGCGAACTGCTGCCCTTGTTCGAGCTGCTGGAGTCGCCGTTGACCGACGAAGAACTCGAGCTGCCACCGATCCCGCCGCCGATCCGTGGCGAACCGGCCCAGCTGCTGACACAGGTGCGTGACAAGGTCGCGGCACGCGCAGCCGAGCTGGACCTGCCGCCGGCGCTGCTCTGCCCGCGACGGCTGCTGGAAGCATGGGTACGGGGCGAGCAGTCGCCTGAACTTGCCGGTTGGCGTGGCAAGGCATTGGGAGACCTGCTGGATCGTTGA
- a CDS encoding MmgE/PrpD family protein yields MGRQVETLAGFVSGTRFEDIPERVRRHAKLVVLDTLGVMLAGSQRPEVRQLRTALLAAPGDGPPGPSTAYAMGFPTGDPRSVALVNGIAARSLELCEGHRFVMFQGGAQILPGLLAVAEGRHLPGRDLLCAFILGYDAGARLSLSMTPRDLVHQNGQATLLGASAAGARLRGLDATTTSLAMRLGATLMLTPSYTDAISGATALNVAGGMCGHAASLAPELALAGFEAQSDAVELSLGRLVAEGFRPETVLEDLGTRWEITRNWFRLRACCNPIHSALDALQEALARLRPDPASIERIDIRTYQFAAKMGERDPANYFASRYSLPHAAAGLALCGSTGFDTLNDDTVHDPAWAAMRQRVHVSEDMAMTAALPHRKPSLATVTLKDGRSASGTCDLPRGDFQNPYDESEIRAKFHGLAAHVLSADGARRAEAAVDAVEDWEDVAGFVKLLRQASR; encoded by the coding sequence ATGGGTAGACAAGTAGAGACGCTCGCCGGTTTCGTCTCCGGCACACGCTTCGAGGACATACCGGAACGGGTACGCCGGCACGCGAAGCTGGTGGTGCTCGACACCCTGGGCGTGATGCTCGCGGGTTCGCAGCGGCCGGAGGTAAGGCAGTTGCGTACCGCGCTGCTGGCCGCTCCCGGCGACGGCCCGCCCGGTCCGTCCACTGCGTATGCCATGGGCTTTCCGACCGGCGACCCGCGCAGCGTCGCGCTGGTCAACGGCATCGCCGCACGTTCGCTCGAGCTGTGCGAGGGCCATCGTTTCGTGATGTTCCAGGGCGGCGCGCAGATCCTGCCCGGGTTGCTCGCGGTCGCCGAGGGGCGCCACCTGCCCGGGCGCGACCTGCTGTGCGCGTTCATCCTCGGCTACGACGCTGGGGCACGGCTCTCGCTGTCGATGACCCCGCGCGACCTCGTGCACCAGAACGGGCAGGCGACCCTGCTCGGCGCCTCGGCCGCCGGCGCCCGGCTGCGCGGGCTGGATGCGACGACCACCAGCCTGGCGATGCGGCTGGGCGCGACGCTGATGCTCACGCCGAGCTACACCGATGCGATCTCCGGCGCGACGGCACTCAACGTGGCCGGCGGCATGTGCGGACATGCGGCCTCTCTCGCGCCCGAACTGGCGCTGGCCGGTTTCGAGGCCCAGTCCGATGCGGTCGAACTCTCGCTGGGGCGGCTTGTCGCCGAAGGCTTCCGCCCGGAGACGGTGCTGGAAGACCTCGGCACCCGCTGGGAGATCACCCGCAACTGGTTCCGCCTGCGCGCCTGCTGCAACCCGATCCACTCCGCGCTCGATGCGCTTCAAGAGGCGCTTGCCCGGCTGCGACCGGACCCGGCGTCGATCGAGCGCATCGACATCCGCACCTACCAGTTCGCCGCAAAGATGGGCGAGCGCGACCCGGCGAACTACTTCGCGTCGCGCTACTCCCTGCCGCACGCGGCAGCCGGGCTGGCGCTGTGCGGCAGCACCGGCTTCGACACACTGAACGACGACACCGTGCACGACCCGGCCTGGGCGGCGATGCGCCAGCGGGTCCACGTGTCCGAGGACATGGCGATGACCGCCGCACTGCCCCATCGCAAGCCGTCGCTGGCCACCGTCACGCTGAAGGACGGCCGCAGCGCGAGCGGCACCTGCGACCTGCCGCGCGGCGACTTCCAGAACCCGTACGACGAGTCGGAGATCCGGGCCAAGTTCCACGGGCTGGCGGCACATGTACTGAGCGCGGACGGCGCGCGACGGGCGGAGGCGGCGGTGGATGCGGTGGAGGATTGGGAGGATGTCGCGGGGTTCGTGAAGCTGTTGCGGCAGGCCTCCCGCTAG
- a CDS encoding error-prone DNA polymerase gives MLPACAELDALSNFTFLRGASHPEELVAQASALGYRALAIVDECSVSGVVRAHLAAKECGLHLVIGAQFALADAPSIERVILLACSREGYGNLCELISLARGRMPKGSYRLLLADLACGLPHCLAIVVPSATVAASEGGESVAMIGGAFPGACWIGVVLAHGPDDGAVLERASRLAAGLPLVACGAVQMHRRERKTLHDVLTAIREGLPLAELGTRVLPNAERCLRPIARLARLYPPELLMESVEIAERCTFSLDELRYEYPRELVPDGQTASGWLRQLTVEGLHERYPRGTPDHVLKLIEHELALIADLGYEAYFLTVHDIVRFARERGILCQGRGSAANSAVCYALGVTEVDPGRMQVLFERFISKERNEPPDIDVDFEHERREEVMQYIYRKYGRDRAALTAALATYRPRSALRDVGKAFGLSLDQVDRLAKTIAWWDGKQVQDERLVEAGFDPGNPRVGQVVDFAQQLVGFPRHLSQHSGGFVIARDRLTRLVPVENAAMDGRTVIQWDKDDLDALGLLKVDVLALGMLTAVRRTLDALSAFGVEPGDPGVCDPGVRSCLLHPETGVRPFREGQHVQKARPDPSRPWRLQDIPAEDERTYAMIQRADTIGVFQIESRAQMTMLPRLKPRCFYDLVIEVAIVRPGPIQGGMVHPYLRRRQGLEPVTYPSEAVKGVLERTLGISIFQEQVMQLVVVAAGFSAGEADRVRRAMAAWRRKGGLEPFRDKLLAGMLARGYSADYAEQIFRQIQGFGEYGFPESHAASFALLVYVSCWLKCHHPAAFACGLLNAQPLGFYSPSEIVQDVKRHRVQVLPPDVMVSGWDCVLEGGGQSGSAPALRLGLRMVKGLSEAGAARLVAARGQSPFADLDDLARRAALQRADVNALAAADALRALTGHRREAWWQALALESDTPLTRAPRDAVQASLLPPTEGEDVMLDYSTLGLTLRRHPLALLRPMLAGRRLYTADAVRAARNGQVIRACGIVTCRQRPSTASGVVFVTLEDETGHINVVVWPTIVERQRRELLGSRLMTVYGHVQREGEVVHLVAGRLVDDTRLLGRLVTTSRDFG, from the coding sequence ATGCTGCCGGCCTGCGCGGAACTCGACGCGCTCTCGAACTTCACCTTCCTGCGCGGTGCTTCGCACCCGGAGGAACTGGTTGCGCAGGCCTCGGCGCTGGGCTACCGCGCACTGGCGATCGTCGACGAGTGTTCGGTGTCCGGCGTGGTGCGTGCGCACCTGGCCGCGAAGGAGTGCGGGCTGCACCTGGTCATCGGTGCGCAGTTCGCACTCGCCGATGCGCCGTCGATCGAGCGCGTCATCCTGCTCGCCTGCAGCCGCGAGGGCTACGGCAACCTCTGCGAGCTGATCAGTCTCGCCCGCGGGCGCATGCCCAAGGGCAGCTACCGACTGCTGCTCGCCGACCTCGCGTGCGGCCTGCCGCACTGCCTGGCGATCGTCGTACCGTCTGCCACGGTCGCGGCGTCGGAGGGGGGCGAGTCGGTGGCTATGATCGGCGGCGCCTTCCCCGGTGCGTGCTGGATCGGCGTTGTGCTCGCGCACGGGCCGGACGATGGCGCGGTGCTGGAACGCGCGTCCCGGCTGGCGGCGGGCCTGCCGCTGGTCGCCTGCGGCGCGGTACAGATGCACCGGCGCGAACGAAAGACGCTGCACGACGTGCTGACCGCGATCCGCGAGGGCCTGCCGCTGGCCGAGCTCGGCACGCGGGTGCTGCCCAACGCGGAGCGCTGCCTGCGGCCGATCGCCCGGCTGGCCCGGCTGTATCCGCCCGAGCTGCTGATGGAATCGGTCGAGATCGCCGAGCGCTGCACCTTCTCGCTGGACGAGCTGCGCTACGAGTACCCGCGCGAGCTGGTGCCCGACGGCCAGACCGCTTCGGGCTGGCTGCGCCAGCTCACCGTCGAGGGCCTGCATGAACGCTATCCCCGGGGCACGCCGGACCACGTGCTGAAGCTCATCGAGCATGAGCTCGCGCTGATCGCCGACCTCGGCTACGAGGCCTATTTCCTCACCGTGCACGACATCGTGCGCTTCGCCCGCGAGCGCGGCATCCTGTGCCAGGGCCGCGGCTCGGCAGCCAACTCCGCGGTCTGCTATGCGCTGGGCGTGACCGAGGTCGACCCGGGCCGGATGCAGGTGCTGTTCGAACGCTTCATCTCCAAGGAGCGCAACGAGCCGCCGGACATCGACGTCGACTTCGAGCACGAGCGGCGCGAGGAGGTGATGCAGTACATCTACCGCAAGTACGGCCGCGACCGGGCGGCCCTGACCGCGGCGCTCGCCACCTACCGGCCGCGCTCGGCGCTGCGCGACGTCGGCAAGGCGTTCGGCCTGTCGCTCGACCAGGTCGACCGGCTGGCGAAGACGATCGCCTGGTGGGACGGCAAGCAGGTGCAGGACGAGCGGCTGGTCGAGGCCGGCTTCGATCCCGGCAATCCGCGGGTCGGGCAGGTGGTCGACTTCGCGCAGCAGCTGGTCGGCTTCCCGCGTCACCTGTCGCAGCACAGCGGCGGCTTCGTGATCGCGCGCGACCGGCTGACCCGGCTGGTGCCGGTCGAGAACGCGGCGATGGACGGACGCACCGTGATCCAGTGGGACAAGGACGACCTCGACGCACTCGGCCTGCTGAAGGTCGACGTGCTCGCGCTCGGCATGCTGACCGCGGTGCGCCGCACGCTCGATGCACTGAGCGCGTTCGGCGTGGAACCTGGTGATCCTGGGGTCTGTGATCCTGGGGTCAGGTCTTGTCTTTTGCACCCTGAGACAGGTGTTCGCCCTTTCCGCGAAGGGCAACATGTGCAAAAGGCAAGACCTGACCCCAGCCGACCCTGGCGGCTGCAGGACATCCCGGCGGAGGACGAGCGGACCTACGCGATGATCCAGCGCGCCGACACCATCGGCGTGTTCCAGATCGAATCGCGGGCGCAGATGACCATGCTGCCGCGGTTGAAGCCCAGGTGCTTCTATGATCTCGTGATCGAGGTGGCGATCGTGCGGCCGGGTCCGATCCAGGGCGGCATGGTGCATCCCTACCTGCGGCGGCGGCAGGGGCTGGAGCCGGTCACCTATCCATCCGAGGCGGTGAAGGGCGTGCTCGAGCGCACGCTCGGCATCTCGATCTTCCAGGAGCAGGTGATGCAGCTGGTGGTGGTGGCCGCCGGCTTCAGTGCCGGCGAGGCCGACCGGGTACGCCGCGCGATGGCGGCATGGCGGCGCAAGGGTGGCCTGGAACCGTTTCGCGACAAGCTGCTCGCCGGCATGCTCGCGCGCGGCTACAGCGCCGACTATGCTGAACAGATCTTCCGGCAGATCCAGGGCTTCGGCGAGTACGGGTTCCCGGAGTCGCATGCGGCGAGCTTCGCGCTGCTGGTCTATGTGTCCTGCTGGCTCAAGTGCCACCATCCGGCGGCCTTTGCCTGCGGACTGCTGAACGCGCAGCCGCTCGGTTTCTATTCGCCGTCCGAGATCGTGCAGGACGTGAAGCGGCATCGCGTGCAGGTGCTGCCACCGGACGTGATGGTGAGCGGCTGGGATTGCGTCCTGGAGGGGGGCGGTCAGAGCGGCAGTGCACCCGCGCTACGCCTCGGCCTGCGCATGGTGAAGGGCCTGTCCGAAGCCGGCGCGGCGCGGCTGGTGGCCGCGCGCGGGCAGTCGCCATTTGCCGATCTCGACGACCTCGCGCGGCGCGCGGCGCTGCAGCGCGCGGACGTCAATGCACTCGCCGCCGCCGATGCGCTGCGTGCACTGACGGGGCACCGGCGCGAGGCCTGGTGGCAGGCGCTCGCGCTGGAGTCCGACACGCCGCTGACGCGTGCACCGCGCGACGCAGTGCAGGCATCGCTGCTGCCGCCGACCGAAGGCGAGGACGTGATGCTCGACTACTCGACGCTCGGCCTCACGCTGCGTCGGCATCCGCTCGCGCTGCTGCGGCCGATGCTCGCCGGACGCCGCCTGTACACCGCCGACGCGGTGCGTGCCGCGCGCAACGGCCAGGTGATCCGCGCCTGCGGCATCGTCACCTGCCGCCAGCGTCCGTCCACCGCCAGCGGCGTGGTGTTCGTGACGCTGGAGGACGAGACCGGCCACATCAATGTGGTGGTCTGGCCGACGATCGTCGAGAGGCAGCGGCGCGAACTGCTCGGCTCGCGCCTGATGACCGTGTACGGCCATGTGCAGCGCGAGGGCGAGGTGGTGCACCTGGTCGCCGGCCGGCTGGTCGACGACACCCGGCTGCTCGGCCGGCTGGTGACCACCTCGCGCGACTTCGGCTGA
- a CDS encoding DNA polymerase Y family protein has translation MLWIALYLPDLPLEVVNRVQAGEASTALVVDLPLAVSDGPDNRPFVLSANPRARAAGVHPGMAVAAACALATGLATMRRDESRELQAVRQVAGWAAQFTPSVVLERSGILLEVAASLKLFGGLARLLGQLRTGLASLGFRASFGVAPTPLGAWLLARGGYEQAGVRACLEAADLPARLGELPLSLFDWPRERLDALAVLGIHCIREALALPRDGFRRRFGADAQADLDRALGRAADPRPCFALPDRFSSRIDLPFDVIDTALLDIPLARILAELEGFLRARGAGALELVLELEHGRSVPTRLVLGSAAPERALARWQRLLRERLGRLELKSTVSAVAIHVDTLHGFGEHSTSFLPDATRRAQSWHELTERLSSRLEPGALFSVALRDDHRPEQAWRRADGRALRLRSGTGAAGRAGAASAAVAPGRGTPGQAAADATGTAVPPRPAMQSARPRRERPVFLLERPRMLVCAESRPQYQGPLELVSGPERIESGWWDGRPVARDYYVARNRAGEACWIYREPVDPSRWYLHGLFA, from the coding sequence ATGCTCTGGATTGCACTCTACCTGCCCGACCTGCCGCTGGAAGTGGTGAACCGGGTGCAGGCCGGCGAGGCCTCGACCGCGCTGGTCGTCGACCTGCCGCTGGCGGTCAGCGATGGCCCGGACAACCGGCCGTTCGTGCTCTCGGCCAATCCGCGGGCGCGGGCCGCCGGCGTGCATCCGGGCATGGCGGTGGCCGCCGCGTGTGCGCTGGCCACCGGGCTGGCGACGATGCGCCGGGATGAATCGCGCGAGCTGCAGGCGGTGCGGCAGGTGGCTGGCTGGGCGGCGCAGTTCACGCCGTCGGTGGTGCTGGAACGGTCCGGCATCCTGCTCGAGGTGGCCGCCAGCCTGAAGCTGTTCGGTGGCCTGGCCCGGCTGCTCGGGCAGTTGCGCACCGGGCTGGCCAGCCTCGGCTTCCGGGCCTCGTTCGGCGTCGCGCCGACGCCGCTCGGTGCCTGGCTGCTGGCGCGCGGCGGGTATGAGCAGGCCGGCGTGCGCGCCTGCCTCGAGGCGGCCGACCTGCCGGCGCGCCTGGGCGAGCTGCCGCTGTCGCTGTTCGACTGGCCGCGCGAGCGGCTCGATGCGCTGGCGGTGCTGGGCATCCACTGCATCCGCGAGGCACTGGCGCTGCCGCGCGACGGCTTCCGCCGGCGCTTCGGTGCCGATGCGCAGGCCGACCTCGACCGTGCGCTGGGCCGTGCCGCCGATCCGCGGCCGTGCTTCGCGCTGCCCGATCGGTTCTCCTCGCGCATCGACCTGCCGTTCGACGTGATCGACACCGCGCTGCTCGACATCCCGCTCGCCCGCATCCTCGCCGAACTGGAAGGCTTCCTGCGAGCGCGTGGGGCGGGGGCGCTGGAGCTGGTGCTCGAACTCGAGCACGGCCGTTCGGTGCCGACCCGGCTGGTGCTGGGGTCGGCTGCGCCCGAGCGTGCGCTGGCGCGCTGGCAGCGGCTGCTGCGCGAGCGCCTGGGCCGGCTGGAACTGAAGTCTACGGTCAGTGCGGTGGCGATCCATGTCGACACGCTGCACGGCTTCGGCGAGCACAGCACCAGCTTCCTGCCCGATGCCACCCGGCGCGCGCAGTCCTGGCACGAGCTGACCGAGCGCCTGTCCTCGCGGCTGGAACCCGGGGCGCTGTTCTCGGTCGCGCTGCGCGATGACCATCGGCCCGAGCAGGCCTGGCGCCGCGCCGATGGTCGGGCGCTGCGGCTGCGGTCGGGGACGGGTGCCGCAGGCCGTGCAGGGGCGGCATCGGCTGCGGTGGCCCCTGGCCGCGGCACCCCGGGTCAGGCGGCAGCCGACGCGACCGGCACGGCGGTGCCACCGCGTCCCGCGATGCAGTCGGCGCGTCCGCGCCGCGAGCGGCCGGTGTTCCTGCTCGAGCGGCCGCGCATGCTGGTCTGTGCCGAGTCCCGGCCGCAGTACCAGGGCCCGCTCGAACTGGTCAGCGGCCCGGAGCGCATCGAATCCGGCTGGTGGGACGGCCGGCCGGTGGCCCGCGACTACTACGTCGCCCGCAACCGTGCGGGCGAGGCCTGCTGGATCTACCGCGAGCCGGTCGACCCATCGCGCTGGTATCTGCACGGCCTGTTCGCATGA
- the imuA gene encoding translesion DNA synthesis-associated protein ImuA, with amino-acid sequence MALSAVPSVFRCGELPPGIAPGIPTGFAGLDAEIPGGGWPVGALTEVLCDTCGAGEASLLLPALRYLTRAADWRGRGLLLVDPPHLPYAPALAEAGIDLDLLAVVRPKTEEDALWAAEQALRSGAAGAVLIWARPVRGTDSAQRYQRLRRLQLAAAAGGGLGILFSASSAATLSTPAALRLSLSTSPHGRLAVTLVKRRGLAQPKTVTLSPRRLPVPYLAGVPSGRPAAASSAAGAAPVPSASAAVAGAEAAAGGLPGALARSMSAVRAVTARLVRERDFDPSR; translated from the coding sequence GTGGCGCTGTCCGCCGTGCCGTCCGTCTTCCGCTGCGGCGAACTGCCGCCCGGCATCGCCCCCGGCATCCCCACAGGTTTCGCCGGCCTCGATGCCGAGATCCCGGGCGGGGGCTGGCCGGTGGGCGCGCTCACCGAGGTGCTGTGCGACACCTGCGGGGCGGGCGAGGCGTCGCTGCTGCTGCCGGCGCTGCGCTACCTGACCCGCGCCGCCGACTGGCGCGGTCGCGGGCTGCTGCTGGTCGATCCGCCGCACCTGCCGTATGCGCCGGCGCTGGCCGAGGCGGGCATCGACCTCGACCTGCTGGCGGTGGTGCGTCCGAAGACGGAGGAGGACGCGCTGTGGGCGGCTGAGCAGGCGCTGCGTTCCGGCGCGGCCGGGGCGGTGCTCATCTGGGCGCGTCCGGTGCGTGGCACCGACAGTGCCCAGCGCTACCAGCGGCTGCGCCGGCTGCAGCTTGCCGCGGCCGCCGGTGGCGGGCTTGGCATCCTGTTCTCGGCCAGCAGTGCCGCTACGTTGTCGACCCCGGCCGCGCTGCGGCTGTCGCTGTCGACCTCGCCGCACGGCCGGCTGGCGGTCACGCTGGTCAAGCGGCGCGGGCTGGCGCAGCCGAAGACGGTGACCCTGTCGCCGCGCCGCCTGCCGGTGCCCTACCTGGCGGGCGTTCCGTCCGGTCGTCCGGCGGCTGCATCGTCGGCGGCCGGTGCGGCACCGGTGCCATCGGCCAGCGCTGCGGTTGCGGGTGCCGAGGCCGCCGCGGGCGGCCTGCCGGGCGCGCTTGCCCGTTCGATGTCCGCGGTGCGTGCGGTCACGGCGCGGCTGGTTCGCGAGCGCGACTTCGATCCGTCGCGCTGA